A single window of Culicoides brevitarsis isolate CSIRO-B50_1 chromosome 3, AGI_CSIRO_Cbre_v1, whole genome shotgun sequence DNA harbors:
- the LOC134836089 gene encoding thioredoxin domain-containing protein 9, with the protein MEQVLQNQLLSAAVQLERQLDAEIDRMDNLGLDDLDKIRENRLKEMKKLAQQKQEWRNIGHGEYTELADEKEFFEVSKKSKNIVCHFYRDVTERCKIVDMHMKILAPKHLEARFCKVNAEKCPFLTQRLRIKVIPSIALIKDSKTKDYIVGFTDLGNCDDFSTEMLEWRIAQSGAIEYSGDLLTPPDEKRTKKPTQKGKTIKGGYDSDDSDIDFDD; encoded by the coding sequence ATGGAACAAGTACTTCAGAACCAACTTTTGTCGGCTGCCGTGCAACTGGAGCGCCAACTCGATGCCGAAATCGATCGCATGGACAACCTGGGACTCGATGACCTCGATAAAATCCGCGAAAATCGCCTGAAGGAGATGAAAAAACTCGCGCAACAGAAGCAAGAATGGCGAAATATCGGGCATGGCGAATACACGGAGCTCGCTGACGAGAAGGAATTCTTCGAGGTgtcgaaaaaaagcaaaaatatcgTGTGTCACTTTTATCGCGACGTCACGGAACGCTGCAAAATTGTCGATATGCACATGAAGATACTCGCGCCGAAGCATCTCGAGGCACGCTTTTGCAAGGTGAATGCCGAAAAGTGCCCGTTCCTCACGCAACGCCTTAGAATTAAAGTGATTCCGAGCATTGCGCTCATCAAAGACAGCAAAACGAAAGATTACATTGTCGGATTTACGGACTTGGGCAATTGCGATGACTTTAGTACGGAGATGCTCGAATGGAGAATTGCTCAGAGTGGCGCAATTGAGTACAGCGGGGACTTGTTGACACCTCCCGATGAGAAACGCACGAAGAAACCCACGCAAAAGGGCAAGACAATCAAGGGAGGTTACGATTCGGATGACTCAGACATCGATTTTGATGATTAG
- the LOC134836088 gene encoding ATP-dependent RNA helicase DDX47: MSESSDNEAQSASSDQSEAEETNGNEETRQSDVTWDDLGLIDVLKEACERMKWKAPSKIQKEAVPLVLQGKDVIALAETGSGKTGAFALPILQSLLDHPQRYFALILTPTRELAFQISEQFEELGREIGVQCCVIVGGMDMVSQALMLAKKPHILIATPGRLVDHLENTKGFNLKAIKYLVMDEADRILNMDFEVELDKILKVIPKERRTLLFSATMTKKVAKLQRASLQDPVKVEVSNKFQTVEKLQQYYIFIPLKYKDVYLTHIINELSGNSFMVFCSTCNNTVRTALMLRALGLGAIPLHGQMSQNKRLAALEKFKSKSRSILISTDVASRGLDIPHVDVVLNFDIPTHSKDYIHRVGRTARAGRSGKAITFVTQYDVELYQRIEHLLGKQMPLYPTVEEEVMLLQSRVSEAQRTAKLELKDIEDAQGAAKRKGGKGGKYDVNDDDTEQFSGARKRIKTGGGGGGFKGGKGKKGKFRN; encoded by the exons atgAGTGAATCAAGCGACAATGAGGCTCAAAGTGCTTCAAGCGATCAATCTGAGGCAGAAGAAACCAACGGAAACGAAGAAACACGCCAATCTGACGTGACTTGGGATGACTTA GGCTTAATTGACGTTCTGAAGGAAGCTTGCGAACGCATGAAATGGAAAGCCCcatcaaaaatccaaaaagaagCTGTTCCGCTCGTGCTTCAAGGCAAAGATGTCATCGCATTAGCGGAAACTGGCTCCGGAAAGACCGGAGCTTTCGCTCTCCCGATTTTGCAGTCCTTGTTGGATCATCCGCAGCGATATTTCGCCTTAATTTTGACACCAACTCGTGAATTAGCGTTCCAGATTTCCGAACAATTTGAGGAATTGGGCAGAGAAATTGGAGTTCAGTGTTGCGTGATTGTCGGCGGCATGGATATGGTCTCGCAAGCGTTGATGTTGGCGAAAAAACCGCACATTTTGATCGCAACTCCCGGTAGATTGGTCGATCATTTGGAAAATACGAAGGGATTTAACTTGAAAGCGATCAAATATTTGGTTATGGATGAAGCGGATCGGATTTTAAAC atggacTTTGAAGTAGAACTCGATAAAATCCTAAAAGTCATCCCAAAAGAACGCAGAACGCTCCTTTTTAGTGCAACAATGACGAAAAAAGTCGCCAAGCTGCAAAGAGCTTCGTTGCAGGACCCCGTCAAAGTCGAAgtttcgaataaatttcaaactgtGGAGAAATTGCAGCAATATTACATCTTTATTCCGCTCAAATACAAGGACGTTTATCTCACGCACATCATCAACGAGTTATCCGGAAATagttttatggttttttgcAGCACTTGCAACAATACAGTGAGAACGGCGCTCATGTTAAGAGCTTTGGGGCTTGGAGCGATACCACTTCATGGTCAAATGTCGCAAAATAAACGTCTCGCAGCGCTGGAAAAGTTCAAAAGTAAGAGTCGATCAATTCTGATATCAACGGATGTAGCTTCTCGTGGATTGGATATCCCGCATGTTGATGTCGTCTTGAATTTTGACATCCCGACGCATAGTAAGGATTATATTCATCGAGTTGGAAGAACag ctcgtGCTGGTCGCTCTGGCAAAGCAATAACCTTCGTCACGCAATACGACGTTGAACTTTACCAACGAATCGAGCACCTTCTCGGCAAACAAATGCCTCTTTATCCCACGGTCGAAGAGGAAGTAATGCTCTTGCAAAGTCGCGTCTCCGAAGCGCAACGAACGGCAAAACTCGAGTTGAAAGACATTGAAGATGCACAAGGAGCTGCGAAACGAAAAGGCGGCAAAGGAGGCAAATATGAcgtgaacgacgacgacaccgaACAATTTTCTGGAGCGCGAAAAAGAATCAAAACCGGAGGCGGAGGCGGGGGCTTCAAAGGAGGAAAAggcaaaaagggaaaattcagaaattag
- the LOC134835068 gene encoding uncharacterized protein LOC134835068 encodes MEPNFTLTSNSVDGFRSTWDVEGAEKEVQSRGISTETIQTNERGTNCDENSSSTATQTDKITGLKALTADEESKLNTWLKRILPKVEEELNYGVTYVEADHTIKSLSVQKHQILEAKNSSEAEKVEKGVATWLSVATQNAPTLVTSISAAVHESWCDHSAQIDIWIPNRSDPLRITWALGKSIPVKVCIESLAVNPFNRDIFAGGTITGDLYIWSYQYNNPEIVSELFVGSSQCGGILGMDWIKTVSMSNDSALLTCHNDGFVVLWKVGHSTVVKDKIFRIQNHAKEQNHALTSICTVNSSDFILGTIEGQLLMCSTSNAKQLPDEEKPLFDPFLTPFGKQTFSISKLQKIQYKERDCVASCDISGVVHVFGLDSLMVENREPLVIIKIPLPLNQKITIWNELEFVLCAGANGQTTVLRTKDGGKEIVENNLRGNGTCIELTNNKNWLVTGAYDGKFQIFKVDDEN; translated from the exons atggaaccGAATTTCACATTAACAAGCAACAGCGTTGATGGATTCCGTTCAACATGGGATGTCGAAGGCGCTGAGAAAGAAGTTCAATCACGAGGAATTTCAACAGAAACGATTCAAACCAACGAACGAGGGACCAATTGTGATGAAAATTCGTCGTCTActgcg acacaAACCGACAAAATTACCGGATTAAAAGCCCTCACAGCTGACGAAGAATCAAAACTCAACACTTGGTTAAAGCGAATCTTGCCAAAAGTCGAGGAAGAATTGAATTACGGCGTCACTTATGTCGAAGCGGATCACACAATTAAGAGTTTAAGTgttcaaaaacatcaaattctCGAGGCAAAAAATTCCTCAGAAGCggaaaaagtggaaaaaggCGTCGCAACGTGGCTTTCTGTCGCTACACAAAACGCTCCGACCCTCGTGACGTCAATTTCTGCCGCCGTTCATGAAAGTTGGTGCGATCACAGTGCCCAAATTGACATTTGGATCCCAAATCGGAGTGATCCGCTGCGTATCACATGGGCTCTGGGCAAAAGTATTCCCGTCAAAGTCTGTATCGAGAGTCTTGCGGTGAATCCCTTCAATCGCGATATTTTTGCGGGCGGAACAATTACCGGCGACTTGTACATTTGGAGTTACCAATACAATAATCCGGAAATTGTGAGTGAATTATTCGTTGGATCGAGTCAGTGTGGCGGCATTCTCGGCATGGATTGGATCAAAACGGTTTCCATGAGCAACGACAGTGCCTTGTTGACATGTCACAACGACGGATTTGTCGTTTTATGGAAAGTTGGGCATTCCACAGTCGTCaaggacaaaatttttcgcatcCAGAACCACGCAAAAGAGCAAAATCACGCTTTAACCAGCATCTGCACCGTAAATAGCTCGGATTTTATTCTCGGAACGATCGAGGGACAACTTTTGATGTGCTCGACTTCCAATGCGAAGCAACTTCCTGATGaggaaaaaccactttttgATCCGTTTTTGACGCCTTTCGGGaaacaaactttttccatATCGAAATTGCAGAAAATTCAGTACAAAGAGCGGGATTGTGTGGCGAGTTGTGACATCAGCGGTGTCGTTCATGTCTTTGGATTGGATTCGTTAATGGTTGAAAATCGCGAGCCGTTGGTTATTATTAAGATTCCGCTGCCgttaaatcagaaaattacCATTTGGAATGAACTTGAATTTGTTTTGTGTGCGGGAGCGAATGGGCAAACGACGGTACTTCGCACGAAAGATGGCGGCAAGGAAATTGTCGAGAATAATTTGAGAGGCAATGGAACGTGTATTGAGCTgacgaataataaaaattggctTGTTACCGGAGCGTatgatggaaaatttcaaatttttaaggttgATGATgagaattga
- the LOC134835069 gene encoding uncharacterized protein LOC134835069 isoform X2, which translates to MKRLFLIFIAFFAIIQCQIHCLDVTSDEDLLNYIRKDQIVVLFSKKNCDDCDRLEKVLDSIVDDLQKLQNPTKAIKVLSSNLVRLYSPSKEPAIVFFRRGTPLLVDHDIAVNADTLLMHLTENEEPVVKELTDATFEHLTQASTGATTGDWLVFFYSQKCVDCQRLNALWEGVGANLKLRMNTARVNIETGGVDTGKRFGIEKAPEFVLDNLVSKGVNVLKLFVEMTNQVKREFPITFLAIIGFVIIVCILLTMKRRSERQQVKDKRRKAK; encoded by the exons ATGAAGCgactctttttaatttttattgcgttTTTTGCAATAATCCAGTGCCAAATTCACTGCCTTGACGTTACGAGTGACGAGGATTTGTTAAATTACATCCGAAAAGATCAAATTGTCGTCTTATTTT CAAAGAAAAATTGCGACGACTGCGATCGTTTGGAAAAAGTTTTGGACTCCATCGTCGATGATctgcaaaaattacaaaacccGACAAAGGCCATCAAAGTGCTCAGCAGCAATTTAGTGCGTTTGTATTCGCCATCGAAGGAGCCGGCAATTGTTTTCTTCCGACGAGGCACGCCGCTTTTGGTCGATCATGACATCGCCGTGAACGCCGACACGCTTTTGATGCATCTCACGGAGAACGAAGAGCCCGTCGTGAAGGAACTGACGGATGCCACGTTCGAACATTTGACGCAGGCAAGCACGGGAGCGACAACGGGTGATTGGCTCGTGTTTTTCTACAGTCAGAAATGCGTGGATTGTCAGCGATTGAATGCGTTGTGGGAAGGCGTTGGAGCGAATTTGAAGTTGCGCATGAATACGGCGCGCGTTAACATTGAGACGGGAGGCGTTGACACGGGAAAGCGATTTGGCATTGAAAAGGCGCCGGAATTTGTGct CGACAATTTGGTGTCAAAGGGCGTGAATGTCCTCAAACTCTTCGTCGAAATGACAAATCAAGTAAAACGCGAGTTCCCCATAACATTCCTCGCCATCATTGGCTTCGTCATAATTGTCTGTATCCTGCTAACCATGAAGCGTCGCAGTGAGCGGCAACAGGTGAAGGATAAACGtagaaaagcaaaataa
- the LOC134835069 gene encoding thioredoxin domain-containing protein isoform X1, whose protein sequence is MKRLFLIFIAFFAIIQCQIHCLDVTSDEDLLNYIRKDQIVVLFSKKNCDDCDRLEKVLDSIVDDLQKLQNPTKAIKVLSSNLVRLYSPSKEPAIVFFRRGTPLLVDHDIAVNADTLLMHLTENEEPVVKELTDATFEHLTQASTGATTGDWLVFFYSQKCVDCQRLNALWEGVGANLKLRMNTARVNIETGGVDTGKRFGIEKAPEFVLIRLGKFYRYPMNAYGIKAFVSFATQGFKNAKAEKIRVAESPFDNLVSKGVNVLKLFVEMTNQVKREFPITFLAIIGFVIIVCILLTMKRRSERQQVKDKRRKAK, encoded by the exons ATGAAGCgactctttttaatttttattgcgttTTTTGCAATAATCCAGTGCCAAATTCACTGCCTTGACGTTACGAGTGACGAGGATTTGTTAAATTACATCCGAAAAGATCAAATTGTCGTCTTATTTT CAAAGAAAAATTGCGACGACTGCGATCGTTTGGAAAAAGTTTTGGACTCCATCGTCGATGATctgcaaaaattacaaaacccGACAAAGGCCATCAAAGTGCTCAGCAGCAATTTAGTGCGTTTGTATTCGCCATCGAAGGAGCCGGCAATTGTTTTCTTCCGACGAGGCACGCCGCTTTTGGTCGATCATGACATCGCCGTGAACGCCGACACGCTTTTGATGCATCTCACGGAGAACGAAGAGCCCGTCGTGAAGGAACTGACGGATGCCACGTTCGAACATTTGACGCAGGCAAGCACGGGAGCGACAACGGGTGATTGGCTCGTGTTTTTCTACAGTCAGAAATGCGTGGATTGTCAGCGATTGAATGCGTTGTGGGAAGGCGTTGGAGCGAATTTGAAGTTGCGCATGAATACGGCGCGCGTTAACATTGAGACGGGAGGCGTTGACACGGGAAAGCGATTTGGCATTGAAAAGGCGCCGGAATTTGTGct aatccgCCTTGGAAAATTCTACCGTTACCCGATGAACGCTTACGGCATCAAAGCTTTCGTCTCATTCGCCACGCAAGGCTTCAAAAATGCCAAAGCTGAGAAAATCCGCGTTGCCGAAAGTCCCTT CGACAATTTGGTGTCAAAGGGCGTGAATGTCCTCAAACTCTTCGTCGAAATGACAAATCAAGTAAAACGCGAGTTCCCCATAACATTCCTCGCCATCATTGGCTTCGTCATAATTGTCTGTATCCTGCTAACCATGAAGCGTCGCAGTGAGCGGCAACAGGTGAAGGATAAACGtagaaaagcaaaataa
- the LOC134834411 gene encoding sterol carrier protein 2, giving the protein MRVYVVGCGMTKFEKPGRRENFDYPDMAKEAVTKALEDAKIKYDEVKQAVVGYVYGDSTCGQRALYEIGMTGIPIYNVNNNCSTGSSAILLAKQLIENGKNDCVLALGFEKMERGSLSSKYLDRTNPVEKLVIAMSEVADITAAPIAAQLFGNAGVEHMKKYGSKPEHFAKIAHKNHKHSTNNPYSQFQDEYSLDQVKKSPQVHEVLTKLQCCPTSDGAAACVLASEDFVRRYGLEKQAVEIVGMEMSTDLPSTFNEKSAMKIVGYDMTRNAAQKLFAKTNYKPQDVDVVELHDCFSANELITYEALGLCEPGKAHELVEKNDNTYGGKYVINPSGGLISKGHPLGATGLAQCNELCWQLRGEAGKRQVKNARLALQHNIGLGGAVVVALYRLGFPNARNPVKLNLTSALKIKDTPEGFQVTPMLALLEQAMQEDKEGLIERVRGIYGFRVTDGPDGAMGYWVINAKTGKGSVTYNGKEKPDVTFIIKDCDVVELISGKINPQKAFFQGKVKIQGNMGMAMKLVDLQKRAQHKIDELKAKL; this is encoded by the exons ATGAGAGTTTACGTTGTCGGATGTGGCATGACAAAG ttcgAAAAACCGGGTCGCCGGGAGAACTTTGACTATCCAGACATGGCAAAAGAAGCTGTTACAAAGGCATTGGAGGATGCCAAGATCAAATATGACGAAGTTAAGCAAGCTGTTGTCGGATATGTTTATG gtGACTCAACGTGTGGTCAACGTGCCTTATACGAAATCGGCATGACAGGCATCCCCATTTACAACGTCAACAACAACTGTTCAACGGGATCTTCGGCAATTTTGTTGGCAAAACAACTCATCGAGAACGGCAAAAACGATTGCGTGCTCGCCTTGGGCTTCGAAAAAATGGAACGTGGCTCTCTTTCCTCCAAATATCTCGATCGCACGAATCCCGTCGAGAAATTAGTCATCGCCATGAGTGAAGTTGCCGATATCACCGCTGCTCCAATCGCGGCGCAACTTTTCGGCAATGCTGGCGTCgaacacatgaaaaaatacgGCAGCAAACCGGAGCATTTTGCGAAAATCGCccacaaaaatcacaaacatTCCACAAATAATCCGTATTCGCAATTCCAGGACGAATATTCGTTGGATCAAGTGAAGAAATCGCCGCAAGTTCACgaagttttgacaaaattgcaaTGTTGCCCGACGTCAGATGGCGCTGCTGCCTGCGTTTTAGCATCGGAAGACTTTGTGCGTCGTTACGGATTGGAAAAACAAGCTGTTGAAATTGTCGGAATGGAAATGTCGACAGATTTGCCTTCGACCTTCAACGAAAAATCCGCCATGAAAATTGTCGGATACGACATGACACGAAATGCGGCGCAAAAATTGTTCGCCAAGACGAATTACAAGCCGCAAGATGTCGATGTTGTCGAATTGCACGATTGTTTCTCCGCAAATGAGCTTATCACGTACGAGGCTCTCGGTTTATGCGAACCTGGAAAGGCGCACGAACTCGTCGAGAAGAATGACAACACTTATGGCGGGAAATATGTCATCAATCCAAGCGGCGGACTCATTTCCAAGGGACATCCACTCGGAGCAACAGGTTTGGCACAATGTAACGAACTTTGTTGGCAGTTGCGGGGCGAAGCGGGAAAACGTCAAGTGAAAAATGCGAGACTTGCGTTGCAACATAACATCGGATTGGGAGGCGCAGTTGTTGTTGCGTTGTATCGTCTTGGATTCCCGAACGCACGAAATCcggtaaaattgaatttaacgtCGGCGTTGAAGATTAAAGACACGCCGGAAGGATTCCAAGTGACGCCGATGTTGGCGTTGCTCGAACAAGCGATGCAAGAAGACAAGGAGGGTTTGATTGAACGCGTTCGTGGCATTTATGGATTCCGTGTTACGGATGGACCTGATGGAGCAATGGGGTATTGGGTTATTAATGCCAAGACAGGAAAGGGATCCGTTACTTATAATGGAAaag aaaaaccCGACGTAACATTCATCATCAAGGATTGCGATGTCGTCGAATTAATTTCCGGCAAAATTAATCCACAAAAGGCCTTTTTCCAAGGAAAAGTTAAGATTCAAGGAAATATGGGAATGGCAATGAAGTTGGTTGACTTGCAAAAACGCGCACAACACAAAATTGACGAGTTGAAGgctaaattgtaa